In Amphiura filiformis chromosome 2, Afil_fr2py, whole genome shotgun sequence, one DNA window encodes the following:
- the LOC140146372 gene encoding zinc finger Y-chromosomal protein 2-like isoform X1 has product MFEAIPIIKMDQSQEKAVLVFCKTCGSRKVQEVTKELQKLFTERTIKPNICGICQNSVEPQNDSKCAVVNIKKEVITDDDFEVINFNSHMSKTPKTATTDSKIMRDDHARATRLSTGALVQSASYVSKSGDSTEGDDSVSEKSSDSADSDGDNDDDDDDDDEDEMVVDLDKMIKEEESTAAKRPKITVRRLNITDRKHLDPELLKFLAPSDEPKMFVCNVCQDSTKQIAAFAKHVATHTNKEPILRPYRCHECRKSYEARGFRKHMNANHVTLFKCTHSKCRFTFKNKKALNGHMDFHKGVRKHACKVCGLAFLERRELGRHKANHGDESFTCEICMKSFNHIRKLRSHTRRMHMDNKHKCELCPYSCFTKEDLEKHMEMHPKTNLTCETCQHIFTSKAGFDFHLEINACIVPEEKTSADDLKMDANVAVKDESTAGGVVAMVTVKDEPKADGDAVLTEILQFLDAGLVTHMAKPTDPSRPFRCKHCNDRDFISAVWLLQHIQLSHPLEDCSVTHLYHCNKCSSKFEHRCDITKHWKTHSDHRPYVCSYENCSKAFKRKDVLTRHHETHISVGDKLKSSTLTEEDIEEVMQYLDPKLRRF; this is encoded by the coding sequence AATCAAAATGGATCAGTCACAAGAGAAAGCAGTGTTGGTGTTCTGCAAAACATGTGGATCTCGCAAAGTTCAAGAAGTGACCAAAGAACTACAGAAATTATTCACAGAAAGGACCATCAAGCCAAATATCTGCGGAATCTGTCAAAACTCGGTAGAACCACAGAATGACTCAAAGTGTGCAGTGGTGAATATCAAGAAAGAAGTGATCACAGACGATGACTTTGAGGTCATCAATTTCAATTCTCATATGAGCAAGACCCCAAAGACTGCTACAACTGATAGTAAAATTATGCGAGATGATCATGCCAGAGCTACCAGGTTAAGCACAGGTGCACTAGTACAGTCAGCGAGTTATGTTTCCAAGTCTGGAGATTCAACTGAAGGTGATGATAGTGTGTCGGAAAAATCTAGCGATAGTGCTGAcagtgatggtgataatgatgatgacgatgatgatgatgatgaggatgagatGGTCGTAGACcttgataaaatgattaaagaggaAGAAAGTACTGCAGCTAAACGACCAAAAATAACAGTCCGCAGGCTAAACATCACTGATAGGAAACATTTAGACCCTGAGTTGTTGAAATTCTTAGCTCCTTCTGATGAACCAAAAATGTTTGTCTGTAATGTGTGTCAAGACTCAACCAAGCAGATAGCAGCATTTGCTAAGCATgttgccacacacacaaacaaagagCCAATACTGAGACCATACCGATGCCATGAGTGTCGAAAAAGCTACGAAGCAAGAGGGTTCAGGAAACACATGAATGCAAATCATGTGACCTTGTTTAAATGCACTCACAGCAAGTGCAGGTTCACGTTCAAGAATAAGAAAGCGTTAAACGGACACATGGATTTCCATAAAGGCGTAAGAAAACATGCTTGCAAAGTATGCGGACTTGCATTTTTGGAGAGACGGGAATTGGGACGACACAAGGCAAATCACGGTGATGAAAGTTTTACGTGTGAGATTTGCATGAAGAGCTTCAACCACATCAGAAAATTGAGATCTCATACGAGGAGGATGCATATGGATAATAAGCACAAATGTGAACTGTGCCCATACTCATGTTTCACCAAAGAAGATCTTGAGAAACATATGGAGATGCATCCAAAGACAAACTTGACTTGCGAAACGTGTCAACATATTTTCACATCTAAAGCTGGGTTTGATTTCCACCTAGAGATCAACGCTTGCATAGTTCCGGAAGAAAAAACAAGTGCAGATGATCTTAAGATGGATGCAAATGTTGCTGTCAAAGATGAGTCTACTGCAGGTGGAGTTGTTGCCATGGTTACTGTCAAAGATGAACCAAAGGCAGATGGAGATGCAGTCCTCACAGAAATCCTACAGTTTCTTGATGCTGGACTGGTTACTCACATGGCCAAACCAACTGACCCAAGCAGACCTTTCCGATGTAAGCATTGCAACGACAGAGACTTTATATCGGCTGTTTGGTTACTGCAACACATCCAATTAAGTCATCCTCTGGAAGACTGCTCTGTGACTCATTTGTACCACTGTAACAAGTGCAGTAGCAAATTTGAACACAGGTGCGACATAACTAAACACTGGAAAACGCATTCCGATCACCGACCTTACGTGTGCAGCTACGAAAACTGCAGTAAAGCGTTCAAAAGAAAAGATGTGCTAACTAGGCACCATGAAACGCATATATCAGTGGGAGATAAGCTGAAAAGTAGCACCCTGACAGAGGAAGACATCGAAGAAGTTATGCAGTACTTAGATCCAAAACTGAGGCGCTTCTAG
- the LOC140146372 gene encoding zinc finger Y-chromosomal protein 2-like isoform X2, whose translation MDQSQEKAVLVFCKTCGSRKVQEVTKELQKLFTERTIKPNICGICQNSVEPQNDSKCAVVNIKKEVITDDDFEVINFNSHMSKTPKTATTDSKIMRDDHARATRLSTGALVQSASYVSKSGDSTEGDDSVSEKSSDSADSDGDNDDDDDDDDEDEMVVDLDKMIKEEESTAAKRPKITVRRLNITDRKHLDPELLKFLAPSDEPKMFVCNVCQDSTKQIAAFAKHVATHTNKEPILRPYRCHECRKSYEARGFRKHMNANHVTLFKCTHSKCRFTFKNKKALNGHMDFHKGVRKHACKVCGLAFLERRELGRHKANHGDESFTCEICMKSFNHIRKLRSHTRRMHMDNKHKCELCPYSCFTKEDLEKHMEMHPKTNLTCETCQHIFTSKAGFDFHLEINACIVPEEKTSADDLKMDANVAVKDESTAGGVVAMVTVKDEPKADGDAVLTEILQFLDAGLVTHMAKPTDPSRPFRCKHCNDRDFISAVWLLQHIQLSHPLEDCSVTHLYHCNKCSSKFEHRCDITKHWKTHSDHRPYVCSYENCSKAFKRKDVLTRHHETHISVGDKLKSSTLTEEDIEEVMQYLDPKLRRF comes from the coding sequence ATGGATCAGTCACAAGAGAAAGCAGTGTTGGTGTTCTGCAAAACATGTGGATCTCGCAAAGTTCAAGAAGTGACCAAAGAACTACAGAAATTATTCACAGAAAGGACCATCAAGCCAAATATCTGCGGAATCTGTCAAAACTCGGTAGAACCACAGAATGACTCAAAGTGTGCAGTGGTGAATATCAAGAAAGAAGTGATCACAGACGATGACTTTGAGGTCATCAATTTCAATTCTCATATGAGCAAGACCCCAAAGACTGCTACAACTGATAGTAAAATTATGCGAGATGATCATGCCAGAGCTACCAGGTTAAGCACAGGTGCACTAGTACAGTCAGCGAGTTATGTTTCCAAGTCTGGAGATTCAACTGAAGGTGATGATAGTGTGTCGGAAAAATCTAGCGATAGTGCTGAcagtgatggtgataatgatgatgacgatgatgatgatgatgaggatgagatGGTCGTAGACcttgataaaatgattaaagaggaAGAAAGTACTGCAGCTAAACGACCAAAAATAACAGTCCGCAGGCTAAACATCACTGATAGGAAACATTTAGACCCTGAGTTGTTGAAATTCTTAGCTCCTTCTGATGAACCAAAAATGTTTGTCTGTAATGTGTGTCAAGACTCAACCAAGCAGATAGCAGCATTTGCTAAGCATgttgccacacacacaaacaaagagCCAATACTGAGACCATACCGATGCCATGAGTGTCGAAAAAGCTACGAAGCAAGAGGGTTCAGGAAACACATGAATGCAAATCATGTGACCTTGTTTAAATGCACTCACAGCAAGTGCAGGTTCACGTTCAAGAATAAGAAAGCGTTAAACGGACACATGGATTTCCATAAAGGCGTAAGAAAACATGCTTGCAAAGTATGCGGACTTGCATTTTTGGAGAGACGGGAATTGGGACGACACAAGGCAAATCACGGTGATGAAAGTTTTACGTGTGAGATTTGCATGAAGAGCTTCAACCACATCAGAAAATTGAGATCTCATACGAGGAGGATGCATATGGATAATAAGCACAAATGTGAACTGTGCCCATACTCATGTTTCACCAAAGAAGATCTTGAGAAACATATGGAGATGCATCCAAAGACAAACTTGACTTGCGAAACGTGTCAACATATTTTCACATCTAAAGCTGGGTTTGATTTCCACCTAGAGATCAACGCTTGCATAGTTCCGGAAGAAAAAACAAGTGCAGATGATCTTAAGATGGATGCAAATGTTGCTGTCAAAGATGAGTCTACTGCAGGTGGAGTTGTTGCCATGGTTACTGTCAAAGATGAACCAAAGGCAGATGGAGATGCAGTCCTCACAGAAATCCTACAGTTTCTTGATGCTGGACTGGTTACTCACATGGCCAAACCAACTGACCCAAGCAGACCTTTCCGATGTAAGCATTGCAACGACAGAGACTTTATATCGGCTGTTTGGTTACTGCAACACATCCAATTAAGTCATCCTCTGGAAGACTGCTCTGTGACTCATTTGTACCACTGTAACAAGTGCAGTAGCAAATTTGAACACAGGTGCGACATAACTAAACACTGGAAAACGCATTCCGATCACCGACCTTACGTGTGCAGCTACGAAAACTGCAGTAAAGCGTTCAAAAGAAAAGATGTGCTAACTAGGCACCATGAAACGCATATATCAGTGGGAGATAAGCTGAAAAGTAGCACCCTGACAGAGGAAGACATCGAAGAAGTTATGCAGTACTTAGATCCAAAACTGAGGCGCTTCTAG